One Vibrio gallaecicus genomic region harbors:
- a CDS encoding 1-pyrroline-5-carboxylate dehydrogenase, giving the protein MVHQVTGFSDALLAWEQWNLTDFDHKSAFVLSLKSEIESVSPELAAVVSFHLQQASSLLEEGHSLVGPTGETNELYAAGRGVALVVVDHCDASLQAQQTAMAMLTSALLAGNSVQLCSDDVEFTSLIEKAVQQASFPSNLVQVTPYDAAQQLLSCDVRSVGYVGNTETEQAINLQLAKRDGAIVGLVSETDLNAMNIAHDPHLSLRFITERTRTINITAVGGNATLLELGSEAH; this is encoded by the coding sequence ATGGTTCATCAAGTGACGGGTTTTTCTGATGCTTTGCTGGCGTGGGAACAGTGGAATTTAACCGATTTCGATCATAAAAGTGCGTTTGTACTTTCACTTAAATCTGAAATCGAAAGTGTATCTCCAGAGCTAGCGGCAGTGGTTTCTTTCCATCTTCAGCAAGCGTCTTCGTTATTGGAAGAAGGGCACTCATTGGTTGGTCCAACCGGTGAAACAAATGAGTTATATGCTGCTGGTCGCGGTGTTGCATTAGTGGTTGTCGATCATTGTGATGCTTCTTTACAAGCTCAACAAACAGCGATGGCAATGCTCACTTCAGCGTTACTGGCTGGCAATAGCGTGCAGCTTTGTAGTGATGATGTGGAATTCACAAGCTTAATTGAAAAAGCGGTGCAGCAAGCTAGCTTTCCTTCAAACCTTGTTCAGGTTACACCTTATGATGCGGCTCAACAGCTGTTGTCATGCGATGTAAGAAGTGTTGGCTATGTTGGCAACACGGAAACAGAACAAGCTATCAATTTACAACTTGCTAAGCGTGACGGTGCTATCGTCGGTTTAGTGTCTGAAACGGATCTGAACGCAATGAATATTGCCCACGATCCACACCTATCGTTGCGCTTTATTACAGAGCGTACGCGAACTATAAATATAACAGCCGTGGGTGGTAATGCGACCTTGCTAGAGCTTGGAAGCGAAGCCCACTAA
- the putP gene encoding sodium/proline symporter PutP: MENSFAITSTFIAYLIMMLAIGVIAYKRTSNSSDYFLGGRSLGPWPAALSAGASDMSGWLLLGLPGYAYAAGFEAFWLAGGLLIGTWANWLISAKRLRTYSITTESLTLPEFLARRFNDNSKLIQTISAFFILLFFLFYTSSGLVAGGKLFETVFGLDYTTAVIIGTVCVVSYTLFGGFLAVSWTDLVQGLLMSAALLIVPIAAMNGGLGQLSSDLHTINPELLTLWNDAKGEPLSAIAIISLAAWGLGYFGQPHILARFKATRSNKDLTTARRIAVVWSALSMVGAMLVGLVGLIYVTNSGSPALDDGEKIFMLLVNAMFHPVIAGILLAAILAAIMSTADSQLLVSSSALAEDFYKQLLKKDATSEEIVRVGRIAVVLISLVALFLAMTPDSSVLGLVSYAWAGFGAAFGPAIVLSLYWARMNRNGALAGIVVGGVTIVLWKQFTGGWFDVYEIVPGIILSTISIVVVSYMTGEPEDSVKKQHAAFEKNLVELD; encoded by the coding sequence ATAGAAAATAGTTTTGCAATAACATCCACGTTTATTGCGTATCTGATCATGATGCTTGCGATCGGAGTTATTGCTTACAAACGTACATCCAACTCAAGTGATTATTTCTTGGGTGGTCGTAGTTTAGGCCCTTGGCCTGCGGCACTTTCTGCCGGTGCTTCTGATATGAGTGGTTGGTTGCTGCTTGGTTTACCTGGTTATGCTTATGCTGCTGGTTTTGAAGCGTTTTGGCTTGCTGGTGGTTTATTAATTGGTACATGGGCAAACTGGCTTATCAGTGCTAAGCGTTTACGTACTTACAGTATTACGACTGAGTCTCTGACTTTACCTGAGTTCTTAGCTCGTCGTTTTAATGACAACTCGAAGCTGATCCAAACAATTTCTGCTTTCTTCATTCTTTTATTCTTCCTTTTCTACACAAGCTCAGGCTTGGTAGCTGGTGGTAAATTGTTTGAAACGGTATTTGGCCTAGATTACACAACAGCGGTTATCATCGGTACAGTGTGTGTTGTATCGTACACGTTATTTGGTGGTTTCTTAGCGGTATCTTGGACGGATTTAGTGCAAGGTCTACTGATGTCGGCAGCACTATTAATTGTGCCTATTGCTGCAATGAATGGTGGCTTAGGCCAACTTTCTAGCGACCTTCATACCATCAACCCAGAGCTTCTTACACTTTGGAATGATGCGAAAGGTGAGCCACTTTCAGCCATTGCTATTATCTCTCTTGCTGCATGGGGTCTTGGCTACTTTGGTCAGCCGCATATCCTTGCTCGTTTTAAAGCAACACGCTCGAATAAAGACTTAACTACGGCTCGCCGTATTGCGGTTGTTTGGTCTGCATTGTCTATGGTTGGTGCAATGCTGGTAGGTTTAGTTGGTTTGATTTACGTGACTAATTCTGGTTCTCCAGCATTAGATGACGGTGAAAAAATCTTCATGCTTCTTGTGAATGCAATGTTCCACCCTGTAATTGCAGGCATCTTACTTGCTGCAATTCTAGCGGCAATCATGAGTACTGCTGATTCACAACTTCTTGTTTCTTCTTCAGCTCTAGCAGAAGACTTTTACAAGCAGTTACTGAAGAAAGACGCTACATCAGAAGAGATCGTTCGCGTAGGTCGTATCGCTGTTGTACTTATTTCTCTAGTTGCTCTATTCCTAGCTATGACCCCTGATAGTTCAGTACTAGGCCTTGTATCTTATGCTTGGGCTGGTTTTGGTGCTGCATTTGGTCCAGCTATTGTACTTAGCCTATATTGGGCTCGTATGAACCGTAACGGTGCTCTAGCGGGTATTGTTGTGGGTGGTGTGACAATTGTACTTTGGAAGCAATTCACTGGCGGTTGGTTCGATGTGTACGAAATCGTACCAGGTATCATCCTTTCAACTATTTCAATTGTGGTAGTAAGTTACATGACTGGTGAACCAGAAGATTCAGTTAAGAAACAGCACGCTGCATTTGAAAAGAACTTAGTTGAATTAGATTAA
- a CDS encoding Lrp/AsnC family transcriptional regulator, with amino-acid sequence MPQHHLDRIDKEILRILHMKGRLPVVELAKQVNLTTSPCSDRLKRLEKEGFIKGYHAELCSEKLGLDVQVFIHIRLDQTSFSIFEKFAQAVEMMPEVEECYSLSGDFDTMIKVRVKDMKAYQAFMATKLGTLPGVIQTRSEVVIEEHKTGFGVNAELLDTLP; translated from the coding sequence ATGCCGCAGCATCATTTAGATCGTATTGATAAAGAAATACTACGAATTTTACATATGAAAGGGCGCTTGCCTGTTGTTGAGCTTGCTAAGCAAGTTAACTTGACAACTTCACCGTGCTCAGACCGATTGAAGCGACTTGAAAAAGAAGGTTTTATTAAGGGTTATCACGCAGAGCTGTGTTCAGAAAAACTGGGCTTGGATGTGCAAGTTTTTATCCATATTCGCTTGGATCAAACTAGTTTTTCAATCTTTGAGAAATTTGCTCAGGCAGTAGAAATGATGCCAGAAGTGGAAGAGTGCTACTCACTGTCTGGTGATTTTGACACTATGATTAAAGTCAGAGTGAAAGACATGAAAGCTTACCAAGCCTTTATGGCTACAAAATTGGGGACATTACCTGGAGTCATTCAAACTCGAAGTGAAGTTGTGATTGAAGAACACAAAACTGGCTTTGGCGTGAATGCTGAACTGCTGGATACTTTGCCCTAA
- a CDS encoding DUF445 family protein, producing MNKSILTNLLALALLGAGYSLPSQYLLYAGLFAFSGAVTNWLAIHMLFEKVPGLYGSGVIPARFEEFKAAIKHLMMEQFFTDNNIDRFLNSEMSGKSLNLEPVINKIDFNPTFDSLVEVIANSSFGGMLAMVGGTEALQPLKAPFVEKMQASVVEISQSDAVKNAIKEELESPAMMDEIKQNIEAIIDQRLNELTPKLVKEMVQQMIKQHLGWLVVWGGVFGGLIGLISAALTV from the coding sequence ATGAACAAAAGTATTCTTACTAACCTCCTTGCACTTGCTTTACTAGGTGCTGGTTATTCGCTACCGAGCCAATATCTTTTATACGCCGGTTTATTCGCTTTTTCTGGCGCCGTCACCAACTGGCTAGCCATTCATATGCTTTTCGAAAAAGTACCGGGGCTATATGGCTCAGGTGTTATCCCCGCTCGTTTTGAAGAATTCAAAGCCGCTATCAAGCATTTAATGATGGAACAGTTCTTCACTGACAATAATATTGACCGCTTTCTAAACAGCGAAATGTCAGGTAAGTCACTTAACCTAGAGCCAGTAATCAACAAGATTGATTTCAACCCCACTTTCGACTCTTTAGTAGAAGTGATCGCTAACTCTTCTTTCGGCGGAATGCTTGCTATGGTTGGCGGAACAGAAGCTCTTCAACCGTTAAAGGCTCCATTTGTAGAAAAGATGCAAGCTTCAGTTGTAGAGATCAGCCAAAGTGATGCGGTGAAAAATGCGATAAAAGAAGAGCTAGAGTCTCCAGCGATGATGGATGAGATTAAACAAAACATCGAAGCGATTATCGACCAAAGATTGAATGAACTGACACCTAAACTGGTCAAAGAGATGGTTCAACAAATGATTAAGCAGCACTTAGGCTGGCTTGTTGTTTGGGGCGGAGTGTTCGGCGGTTTAATCGGTTTAATCTCAGCAGCGTTAACTGTATAA